Proteins encoded together in one Variovorax paradoxus EPS window:
- a CDS encoding DUF427 domain-containing protein yields the protein MLATAERTIKIPGPDHAITIARNPHRVVVSVDGCVVADTREALTLRESHFGTVHYIPRRDVKMSLLERTQHATYCPYKGEANYYSIPAGGERSVNAVWTYEAPYDSVSQIKDHVAFYPDRVGPIEERIV from the coding sequence ATGCTCGCCACTGCAGAACGAACCATCAAGATTCCCGGCCCCGACCATGCCATCACCATCGCGCGCAATCCGCACCGCGTCGTGGTGTCGGTCGACGGTTGCGTCGTTGCCGATACGCGCGAGGCGCTCACGCTGCGCGAGTCGCACTTCGGCACGGTGCACTACATCCCGCGCAGGGACGTGAAGATGTCGCTGCTGGAGCGCACCCAGCACGCCACCTACTGCCCCTACAAGGGCGAGGCCAACTACTACAGCATTCCCGCGGGCGGCGAGCGCTCGGTGAATGCGGTGTGGACCTACGAGGCGCCCTACGACTCGGTCTCGCAGATCAAGGACCACGTGGCCTTTTATCCGGACCGCGTGGGGCCGATCGAAGAACGCATCGTCTAG
- a CDS encoding DUF1090 family protein → MRFKPCFLALAWALAMPAFAQTTPPEPLDAADCKAQEAVLERDMALARSRGQMLRRRELGDELAALQTRCVALAPAQGRAARIEKLEQEIRTIRAELERAEEQLRGLKAESH, encoded by the coding sequence ATGCGCTTCAAACCCTGCTTCCTCGCCCTTGCATGGGCCTTGGCCATGCCCGCCTTCGCACAAACGACGCCGCCCGAGCCGCTGGATGCGGCCGATTGCAAGGCGCAGGAAGCGGTGCTCGAGCGCGACATGGCGCTCGCCCGCTCCCGCGGCCAGATGCTGCGCCGGCGCGAACTCGGCGACGAATTGGCCGCACTCCAGACGCGCTGCGTGGCGCTTGCGCCCGCGCAGGGCCGCGCGGCGCGCATCGAGAAACTGGAGCAGGAAATCCGCACGATCCGCGCGGAGCTGGAGCGGGCCGAAGAGCAACTGCGCGGCCTGAAGGCCGAGTCGCACTGA
- a CDS encoding PA4780 family RIO1-like protein kinase: MKTPQRLQTLVDEGLIDTVVRQLMSGKEAMVYVVRCGEETRCAKVYKEADKRSFRQAVDYTENRRVKNTREARAMAKGTKFGRQVTEAIWQSAEVDALYRLAAAGVRVPTPHNFLEGVLLMDLVTDANGDAAPRLNDVAFSPEDALLHHASLLREVMRMLCAGVVHGDLSEFNVLLAEDGPVIIDLPQAVDAAGNNHAKRMLLRDVENLRNFFGQYAPALLKTHYGDEIWQLYERGLLRPETELSGTFVRETGPVDLSNVLREVDDARAEEAARLLRMQTPRQ, translated from the coding sequence TTGAAAACACCACAAAGACTGCAGACCCTCGTGGACGAGGGCCTGATCGATACCGTCGTACGCCAGCTCATGAGCGGCAAGGAAGCCATGGTGTATGTCGTGCGCTGCGGCGAGGAAACGCGCTGCGCCAAGGTCTACAAGGAGGCCGACAAGCGCAGCTTCCGCCAGGCCGTCGACTACACCGAGAACCGCCGCGTCAAGAACACGCGCGAGGCCCGCGCCATGGCCAAGGGCACGAAGTTCGGCCGCCAGGTGACCGAAGCCATCTGGCAGAGCGCCGAGGTCGATGCGCTCTACCGCCTGGCCGCCGCTGGCGTGCGCGTGCCGACGCCGCACAACTTCCTGGAAGGCGTGCTGCTGATGGACCTGGTGACCGACGCCAACGGCGACGCCGCCCCGCGCCTGAACGACGTGGCCTTCTCGCCCGAAGACGCCCTGTTGCACCACGCGAGCCTCTTGCGCGAAGTGATGCGCATGCTGTGCGCGGGCGTGGTGCACGGCGATCTCTCGGAGTTCAACGTGCTGCTGGCCGAAGACGGCCCGGTGATCATCGACCTGCCGCAGGCCGTGGACGCCGCCGGCAACAACCACGCCAAGCGCATGCTGCTGCGCGACGTGGAGAACCTGCGCAACTTCTTCGGCCAGTACGCGCCCGCGCTGCTGAAGACGCACTACGGCGACGAGATCTGGCAACTCTACGAGCGCGGCCTGCTGCGGCCCGAGACGGAGCTTTCAGGCACCTTCGTGCGCGAGACCGGCCCGGTCGATCTGAGCAACGTGCTGCGCGAGGTGGACGATGCGCGCGCGGAAGAGGCGGCGCGGCTCTTGCGCATGCAGACGCCGCGACAATAG
- a CDS encoding cupin domain-containing protein, giving the protein MKAARLPHRNQVAAGVAALSVMLAAGWALMPHGSKQDAVQWLDDVCSAVSRPMFSSAPAPAGSGEAARPATSTKVISCEALPHVPGKSVTTVIVDFPPLAYSPAHRHPGSVTAIILGGTIRSQLGGGPVGTYKTGETFFEPPGTLHVFAENPDPVKPAKLVAVFVADENCGPLLLPP; this is encoded by the coding sequence ATGAAGGCGGCACGACTTCCTCATCGCAACCAAGTCGCGGCCGGCGTTGCTGCGCTCTCCGTGATGCTGGCAGCGGGCTGGGCATTGATGCCGCATGGCAGCAAGCAGGACGCCGTGCAATGGCTTGACGATGTGTGCAGCGCGGTGAGCCGGCCGATGTTCTCGTCCGCCCCCGCACCCGCGGGTTCGGGCGAGGCGGCACGGCCCGCGACTTCGACGAAGGTGATCTCGTGCGAGGCGCTGCCGCATGTGCCGGGCAAGTCGGTGACCACGGTCATCGTCGACTTTCCACCGCTCGCCTATTCGCCGGCGCACCGGCATCCGGGCTCGGTGACCGCGATCATTCTGGGCGGCACGATCCGCTCGCAGCTGGGCGGCGGGCCGGTCGGCACGTACAAGACCGGCGAGACCTTCTTCGAGCCGCCGGGCACGCTGCATGTCTTCGCGGAGAACCCCGATCCGGTGAAGCCCGCGAAGCTGGTGGCGGTGTTCGTGGCGGACGAGAACTGCGGGCCGCTGTTGCTGCCGCCTTGA
- a CDS encoding VOC family protein produces MAIKRMDNVLIVVDDLEAVKAFFIELGLELEGQTTVEGPSVGQLIGLGDVRSTIAMLRTPDGQGIELDKFHTPEAVRFGPVDTPVNALGIRRVMFAVEGIDDVVARMQAHGAEIIGQMQYGESYRLAYVRGPEGIIVGLAEQLG; encoded by the coding sequence ATGGCAATCAAGCGGATGGACAACGTGCTGATCGTTGTCGACGACCTCGAGGCAGTGAAGGCGTTCTTCATCGAACTGGGCCTCGAGCTCGAAGGCCAGACCACAGTCGAAGGGCCTTCCGTCGGGCAGCTCATCGGGCTTGGAGATGTCCGATCCACCATCGCGATGCTGCGCACGCCCGATGGGCAGGGCATCGAACTCGACAAGTTCCACACGCCGGAGGCCGTGAGGTTCGGGCCTGTCGATACGCCGGTGAACGCCCTGGGCATTCGCCGCGTCATGTTTGCCGTCGAGGGCATCGATGACGTCGTCGCGCGGATGCAGGCACATGGCGCAGAAATCATTGGGCAGATGCAGTACGGGGAGTCGTACCGGCTTGCTTATGTTCGCGGGCCTGAGGGGATCATCGTGGGACTTGCAGAGCAGTTGGGCTGA
- a CDS encoding GNAT family N-acetyltransferase, which translates to MTMTTTPSASDFTHGELTTLWNRAYEGYFVPVHFDEPLFARHLRRAVVDLTLSRVIAADGTACGISLAGRRGLRGYLAGFGIADTHRRRGLARQLIDAQVEAWSKAGLQRVFLEVIAQNPARTLYGQAGFDELRTLDVLEGSFEAQSTVTAKTLDHADLAAVHTACAAVSRPTWRRELPTVLDAIDNETAIALGVTRGAAVVAYVVIPPTGNTLPDAAAIDEAAAHGLLDALATTRPGIRWRLVDEPTGSPLFHAATARGATAVIRQIEMALTIHRPVNARPSP; encoded by the coding sequence ATGACCATGACAACCACGCCATCCGCCTCGGACTTCACGCACGGCGAACTCACGACGCTCTGGAACCGGGCCTACGAGGGCTACTTCGTGCCCGTCCACTTCGACGAGCCGCTCTTCGCACGGCACCTGCGGCGCGCGGTGGTCGACCTGACGCTGTCCCGCGTCATCGCGGCCGACGGCACCGCCTGCGGCATCTCGCTCGCCGGCCGGCGCGGACTGCGCGGCTACCTTGCGGGCTTCGGCATCGCGGACACGCACCGTCGCCGCGGATTGGCGCGGCAGCTCATCGACGCGCAGGTCGAGGCCTGGTCGAAGGCGGGGCTGCAGCGCGTCTTTCTCGAAGTCATCGCGCAGAACCCGGCGCGCACGCTGTACGGCCAGGCGGGCTTCGATGAACTCAGAACGCTCGACGTGCTGGAAGGAAGCTTCGAGGCGCAGAGCACCGTCACGGCGAAGACGCTCGACCATGCCGACCTCGCGGCCGTGCATACGGCTTGCGCAGCGGTCTCCCGCCCCACATGGCGCCGTGAACTGCCGACAGTGTTGGACGCCATCGACAACGAGACCGCCATCGCACTCGGCGTGACGCGCGGCGCAGCGGTCGTCGCCTACGTCGTCATTCCGCCCACCGGCAACACGCTGCCCGACGCCGCGGCCATCGACGAAGCCGCGGCCCACGGGTTGCTCGATGCGCTCGCCACCACCCGCCCCGGCATCCGCTGGCGGCTGGTCGACGAGCCCACCGGCAGCCCGCTCTTCCATGCAGCCACTGCGCGCGGCGCAACGGCTGTCATCCGCCAGATCGAAATGGCGTTGACCATTCACCGACCCGTCAACGCCCGGCCCTCCCCATGA
- a CDS encoding DMT family transporter — MGWIFLLAAGLVEIAMAAALKQSEDWTRLVPSVLGVLTALISIFLLAKALRYLPLGPAYAIWTGIGSVGVVLMGVLWFGEALSAARMGCIVLVIAGSVGLRLTEA, encoded by the coding sequence ATGGGATGGATTTTTCTACTGGCCGCCGGCCTCGTCGAGATCGCGATGGCCGCGGCGCTCAAGCAATCGGAGGACTGGACGCGGCTCGTGCCCTCGGTGCTCGGCGTGCTCACCGCGCTCATCAGCATCTTTCTCTTGGCCAAGGCGCTGCGCTACCTGCCGCTCGGCCCGGCCTACGCGATCTGGACCGGCATCGGTTCGGTCGGCGTGGTGCTGATGGGCGTGCTGTGGTTCGGCGAGGCGCTCTCGGCGGCGCGGATGGGCTGCATCGTGCTGGTCATTGCGGGCTCGGTGGGCTTGCGGCTCACCGAAGCCTGA
- a CDS encoding NAD-dependent epimerase/dehydratase family protein, whose translation MREKIFVAGAAGAIGAALVPLLTEAGYDVYGSTRRADRAEALEARGVTPVVVDVFDAEALRAALLRIRPEIVVHQLTDLPADLDPKLMAEAAHRNARVRTEGTRNLVAAALAAGSHRLVAQSIAWAYAPGQRPHVEDDPLDLESDGIRRVSVGGVAALERSVLGAVGIKATVLRYGQIYGPGTSTAVPKGASPVHVEAAAWAAVMALRHAEGGVFNIAEDNAEVISEKARRELGWYASLRLPKGLAA comes from the coding sequence ATGCGCGAGAAGATATTCGTGGCGGGCGCGGCCGGTGCCATCGGCGCCGCACTGGTTCCGCTGTTGACCGAGGCCGGTTATGACGTGTACGGAAGCACCCGCCGCGCCGACCGCGCAGAGGCGCTCGAAGCCCGTGGCGTGACGCCGGTCGTCGTCGATGTGTTCGACGCCGAGGCGCTTCGCGCGGCGCTGCTTCGCATCAGGCCCGAGATCGTGGTGCACCAGCTCACCGACTTGCCGGCCGATCTTGATCCGAAGCTGATGGCCGAAGCGGCGCATCGCAACGCCCGCGTGCGCACCGAAGGCACGCGCAACCTCGTGGCCGCGGCGCTGGCGGCGGGCAGCCACCGGCTGGTCGCGCAGAGCATCGCCTGGGCTTATGCGCCGGGGCAGAGGCCGCACGTCGAGGACGATCCACTCGACCTCGAGTCCGATGGCATCCGCCGCGTGAGCGTGGGCGGCGTGGCGGCGCTGGAGCGCAGCGTGCTGGGGGCCGTCGGCATCAAGGCCACGGTGCTGCGCTACGGGCAGATCTACGGGCCGGGCACGTCGACGGCTGTTCCCAAGGGCGCGAGCCCGGTCCATGTGGAGGCCGCGGCCTGGGCGGCGGTGATGGCGCTGCGGCATGCGGAGGGCGGCGTCTTCAATATCGCCGAGGACAACGCCGAAGTCATCAGCGAGAAGGCCAGGCGCGAGCTGGGCTGGTATGCATCGCTGCGGCTGCCCAAGGGGCTCGCGGCATGA
- a CDS encoding PLP-dependent aminotransferase family protein, giving the protein MIQHKTASTALLEIDRSTPTPLYRQIYARFRTAIEQGVLHPGDRVASARDLASELGVSRGTIETAYNLLMGEGYFSSQGQAGTVVSPSLPSQRPARRERRRSEAPTDGEVLADAAPPPPLQLGIPALDAFPRKLWARLTARRARAATAADMFYGNPSGHAPLRATIAAYLLVSRGVSCKPSQVFVTGGYRASLSLIAHTLLDKGDAVWVEDPGYPPTQEVLRSKGMRAVPVPVDDEGMVVARGMRKTAAARMAIVTPSHQAPLGVSMSLARRLQLLEWASRNKAWIVEDDYDGEYRYAGPPLPALKSLDGHDRVLYAGSFSKVLYPGLALGYVVAPESLSAAFAEAARTGSNGSPQITQAVVADFMRGGYFPRHLKKMRLLYARRRGMLVAALLKAFGDEVRIDLKSGGMHLIARFDKRRERDTELARRAQFAGLNCQPLSMRGTASFRDEGLLMGFTNIGSAAEAKQLSTKLRAALVSR; this is encoded by the coding sequence ATGATTCAACACAAGACCGCTTCCACTGCCCTTCTGGAGATCGACCGCAGCACGCCGACACCGCTGTACCGGCAGATCTACGCGCGCTTCAGAACCGCCATCGAGCAGGGCGTGCTCCATCCGGGCGACCGCGTGGCCTCCGCGCGCGACCTGGCGAGCGAGCTGGGCGTTTCGCGCGGCACCATCGAGACGGCCTACAACCTGCTCATGGGCGAAGGCTATTTCTCCTCGCAAGGGCAAGCGGGCACGGTGGTCTCTCCCTCGCTGCCTTCGCAACGCCCGGCGCGGCGCGAACGTCGGCGGAGCGAAGCCCCCACCGATGGCGAAGTGCTCGCCGATGCCGCGCCTCCGCCGCCGCTGCAACTGGGCATTCCGGCGCTCGATGCTTTTCCGCGCAAGCTCTGGGCGCGCCTCACCGCCCGACGCGCGAGGGCAGCGACCGCGGCCGACATGTTCTACGGCAACCCCTCGGGCCATGCGCCGCTGCGTGCGACGATCGCGGCGTACCTGCTGGTGTCGCGTGGCGTGTCGTGCAAGCCTTCGCAGGTCTTCGTGACCGGCGGCTATCGCGCGTCACTCTCGCTCATCGCGCACACGCTGCTCGACAAGGGCGATGCGGTGTGGGTCGAAGACCCGGGCTATCCGCCCACGCAGGAAGTGCTGCGCAGCAAGGGCATGCGCGCAGTGCCCGTGCCGGTGGACGACGAAGGCATGGTCGTGGCGCGCGGCATGCGCAAGACGGCCGCCGCGCGAATGGCGATCGTCACGCCGTCGCACCAGGCGCCGCTCGGCGTTTCGATGTCGCTCGCGCGCCGGCTGCAGTTGCTCGAATGGGCCTCGCGGAACAAGGCCTGGATCGTCGAAGACGACTACGACGGTGAATACCGCTATGCCGGCCCGCCGCTGCCCGCGCTCAAGAGCCTCGACGGCCACGACCGCGTGCTGTATGCGGGGAGCTTCTCGAAGGTGCTGTATCCGGGCCTGGCATTGGGCTATGTGGTGGCGCCCGAATCGCTCTCTGCCGCTTTCGCCGAAGCCGCGCGGACCGGCTCCAACGGCAGCCCGCAGATCACGCAGGCCGTCGTCGCGGACTTCATGCGCGGCGGTTATTTCCCGCGTCACCTCAAGAAGATGCGCCTGCTCTACGCGCGGCGGCGCGGCATGCTCGTGGCCGCGCTGCTCAAGGCCTTTGGCGACGAGGTGCGCATCGACTTGAAGAGCGGCGGCATGCATCTCATCGCGCGCTTCGACAAGCGCCGCGAACGCGATACCGAACTGGCCCGCCGCGCGCAGTTCGCGGGCCTCAACTGCCAGCCGCTTTCGATGCGAGGCACGGCGAGCTTTCGCGACGAAGGGCTGCTGATGGGCTTCACCAACATCGGCTCGGCCGCAGAGGCGAAGCAGCTTTCGACGAAGCTGCGCGCAGCGCTGGTCTCACGCTGA
- a CDS encoding SET domain-containing protein, with protein MKSRQKQPTSSTPFIRVGPSGIHGLGAFATRDLPAEAFLGLYEGRRYTKEEIAARAWDDQLTYLFTLSNNETIDGAKGGNGTRHLNHACEPNCEAVEEYDEAGEMVLKFQTLVPVNAGDELFIDYSLTADDGSPPSKYPCHCGSPNCRGTMLAPVDDTGGKDVATDAAPAKPSPFSDLPW; from the coding sequence ATGAAATCCCGTCAAAAGCAGCCCACCTCTTCCACCCCGTTCATCCGCGTCGGCCCGAGCGGCATCCACGGCCTGGGCGCCTTTGCGACCCGCGACCTGCCGGCGGAGGCGTTTCTCGGCCTCTACGAAGGCCGCCGCTACACGAAAGAGGAGATCGCCGCCAGGGCCTGGGACGACCAGCTCACCTACCTGTTCACGCTGTCGAACAACGAGACCATCGACGGCGCCAAGGGTGGCAACGGCACCCGGCACCTGAACCACGCCTGCGAGCCGAACTGCGAGGCCGTCGAGGAGTACGACGAAGCCGGCGAGATGGTGCTGAAGTTCCAGACGCTCGTGCCGGTGAACGCGGGCGACGAGTTGTTCATCGACTATTCGCTGACGGCCGACGACGGCTCACCGCCATCGAAGTACCCCTGCCATTGCGGCTCGCCGAACTGCCGCGGGACGATGCTGGCACCCGTGGACGACACAGGGGGAAAAGACGTCGCAACCGACGCCGCGCCCGCCAAGCCATCGCCGTTCAGCGACCTGCCGTGGTGA
- a CDS encoding GNAT family N-acetyltransferase, which translates to MLETRAADARQFSISVFDPQQASAQEWSKFLVYWRLRNEEDFPGEPVPSDAHIEQNMRQHIPLFAVHRIQVRDAEGDIAGNLNMGVRREGTPDYEAHAPFVNITGGVRQLRRRQGVGSLLLRELLALMDAQGKTTATFNVHLPESHAFLAAIGALEKHRSMENRMAFAGLDDGALARWRAEALAPGHGLRLEIHAGRVPFERLATLMAPLSALLEDAPTTGLSRPPMRFELEDFRAWYAEIDRRGGEHFLVLLLDGDEVAAVCDASWNQLYPDRMFQRLTGVARHWRGKGLAKGVKALMLQLVRERHPEVVMAVTQNAEVNAPMLAINRQLGFVPHRHDGAYQIGTESLRAFLSARSPASREART; encoded by the coding sequence ATGCTTGAAACTCGTGCCGCCGATGCGCGGCAGTTTTCGATTTCCGTTTTCGATCCGCAGCAGGCGTCCGCCCAGGAGTGGTCGAAATTCCTCGTCTACTGGCGCCTGCGCAACGAGGAAGACTTTCCGGGCGAGCCCGTGCCGAGCGACGCCCACATCGAGCAGAACATGCGACAGCACATACCGCTGTTCGCCGTGCATCGCATCCAGGTGCGGGACGCAGAAGGCGACATCGCGGGCAACCTCAACATGGGCGTTCGCCGCGAAGGCACGCCCGACTACGAAGCCCATGCGCCCTTCGTCAACATCACAGGCGGCGTACGGCAACTCCGCAGGCGCCAGGGTGTCGGCAGCCTCTTGCTGCGCGAGTTGCTCGCGTTGATGGATGCGCAAGGCAAGACCACCGCCACCTTCAACGTTCACCTCCCCGAGAGCCACGCATTCCTTGCCGCCATCGGTGCGCTCGAAAAGCACCGCAGCATGGAAAACCGCATGGCCTTCGCCGGCCTCGACGACGGCGCACTCGCCCGCTGGCGCGCCGAAGCGCTCGCGCCCGGCCACGGTCTGCGCCTGGAAATCCACGCAGGCCGCGTGCCCTTCGAGCGCCTTGCCACGCTGATGGCGCCGCTCTCGGCGCTGCTCGAAGACGCGCCCACCACCGGTCTCTCGCGCCCGCCCATGCGCTTCGAGCTCGAAGACTTCCGCGCCTGGTATGCCGAAATCGATCGCCGCGGCGGCGAGCATTTTCTCGTGCTGCTGCTCGATGGCGACGAGGTGGCCGCGGTGTGCGATGCGAGCTGGAACCAGCTCTACCCCGACCGCATGTTCCAGCGGCTCACGGGCGTGGCCCGCCACTGGCGCGGCAAGGGCCTGGCCAAGGGCGTGAAGGCGTTGATGCTGCAGCTGGTGCGCGAGCGCCACCCCGAGGTGGTGATGGCCGTCACGCAGAACGCGGAGGTCAACGCACCGATGCTCGCCATCAACCGCCAGCTCGGCTTTGTCCCGCACAGGCATGATGGGGCCTACCAGATCGGCACGGAAAGCCTGAGAGCCTTCCTCTCGGCCCGTTCGCCGGCATCGCGGGAGGCGCGCACTTGA
- a CDS encoding DUF6891 domain-containing protein, with protein sequence MDPKKIFEAAREGDVQTVRACIEAGADMAAVNKQGFTALQCAAMGSNQTEVEPNLAVLRLLLEAGSPLEYISTDGRTALYLAAEFAPTTDAVQLLLDAGANADVSDSHGNHVTVNAMMEEVVELLARVTGKPIPEPPPPEPDPVKMTTAQWRAAKARIDEVFDVLTKAGLVALQDAGQTQSDGFSDCSEAFHERGGEAAGVHGFCFYTRQDLNRAKRSSQLSLAFWGAPKGADADMLRVGELIVERFRKAGFEVRWNGAAAMRPEVDLRELSSQPAEPPTKVKPSAAPAEKSSGEQGAQSSFLYFTGQGSDKVYQVHLRPKDDGWVVDYGNGRRGGTLATGTKTSSPVAFEAALKIYEKVVKEKTSKGYTPDQSGALYTSTDLAGRISGELPQLPTLILEEQVARYFDDAGWGLQEKADGENRILLIEGETVRGTNRRGLFVDIPQAWTGAAGAASTGRTVIAGEHVGDAFKAFDLLELDGQDLRGAPFIERFGHLQKAAARLPWMVVLDLETTAEGKRHRAAQLLAAHGEGYVLKALAAPFAAGRSTTSLKFKFNQSATCEVIRVNAQRSVAVGLRDETGAMVDMGNVTVPPNETLPAVGTLVEVRYLYRYAGGKFEQPVYKGQRPDMTSEDAVLSQVTRIKDRGAAAMDEEAG encoded by the coding sequence ATGGATCCGAAGAAGATTTTCGAGGCCGCGCGCGAAGGCGATGTGCAAACCGTGCGTGCATGCATCGAAGCCGGGGCCGACATGGCCGCCGTGAACAAGCAGGGCTTCACCGCGCTGCAGTGCGCCGCGATGGGGTCGAACCAGACCGAGGTCGAACCGAATCTCGCCGTGTTGCGATTGCTGCTCGAAGCCGGAAGCCCGCTGGAATACATCAGCACCGATGGCCGCACCGCGCTCTATCTCGCAGCGGAATTCGCGCCGACGACCGATGCGGTGCAACTGCTGCTGGATGCCGGCGCCAACGCCGACGTGAGCGACAGCCACGGCAACCACGTGACGGTGAACGCGATGATGGAAGAGGTGGTCGAGCTGCTGGCGCGCGTCACGGGCAAGCCGATTCCCGAACCGCCGCCGCCCGAACCCGATCCCGTGAAGATGACGACCGCGCAATGGCGCGCCGCGAAGGCGAGGATCGACGAGGTGTTCGATGTGCTGACGAAGGCCGGGCTCGTCGCGCTGCAGGATGCGGGGCAGACGCAGTCCGATGGTTTCTCCGATTGCTCCGAGGCCTTCCACGAGCGCGGCGGCGAGGCGGCCGGCGTGCACGGCTTCTGTTTCTACACGCGGCAGGACCTGAATCGCGCGAAGCGCTCGAGCCAGTTGTCGCTCGCCTTCTGGGGCGCGCCGAAGGGCGCCGATGCCGACATGCTGCGCGTCGGCGAACTCATCGTCGAACGCTTCCGAAAGGCGGGGTTCGAGGTGCGGTGGAATGGAGCGGCGGCGATGCGGCCGGAGGTTGATCTGCGGGAGTTGAGCTCGCAGCCAGCGGAGCCCCCGACCAAGGTGAAACCTTCAGCTGCGCCCGCCGAAAAATCGTCGGGCGAGCAAGGCGCCCAGTCGAGCTTTCTCTATTTCACAGGCCAGGGCTCCGACAAGGTCTACCAGGTCCACCTGCGCCCGAAGGACGACGGCTGGGTGGTCGACTACGGCAACGGCCGTCGCGGCGGCACGCTCGCCACCGGCACCAAGACCAGCAGCCCGGTCGCCTTCGAAGCGGCGTTGAAGATCTACGAAAAGGTGGTGAAGGAGAAAACCTCCAAGGGCTACACGCCGGACCAGTCGGGTGCGCTCTACACCTCGACCGACCTCGCCGGCCGCATCAGCGGCGAGCTGCCGCAGTTGCCCACGCTGATCCTCGAAGAGCAGGTCGCGCGTTACTTCGACGACGCGGGCTGGGGCCTGCAGGAAAAAGCCGATGGCGAAAACCGCATCCTGCTGATCGAGGGCGAGACGGTGCGCGGCACCAACCGCCGCGGGCTCTTCGTCGACATTCCGCAGGCCTGGACCGGTGCGGCCGGTGCCGCATCGACGGGCCGCACCGTCATCGCGGGCGAGCATGTGGGCGATGCCTTCAAGGCCTTCGATCTGCTGGAGCTCGATGGGCAGGACCTGCGCGGCGCGCCTTTCATCGAACGCTTCGGCCATCTGCAGAAGGCAGCCGCACGTTTGCCGTGGATGGTGGTGCTCGATCTCGAAACCACCGCCGAAGGCAAGCGCCACCGCGCCGCGCAATTGCTGGCTGCGCATGGTGAAGGCTATGTGCTCAAGGCGCTCGCCGCGCCGTTTGCAGCGGGGCGCAGCACCACGAGCCTGAAGTTCAAGTTCAACCAGAGCGCGACCTGCGAGGTGATTCGCGTGAACGCGCAGCGCTCGGTGGCGGTAGGGCTGCGCGACGAGACCGGCGCGATGGTCGACATGGGCAACGTGACCGTGCCGCCCAACGAAACGCTGCCGGCTGTGGGCACGCTGGTCGAGGTGCGCTATCTGTACCGCTATGCGGGCGGCAAGTTCGAGCAGCCGGTCTACAAGGGGCAGCGGCCGGATATGACGAGTGAAGATGCGGTGCTGTCGCAGGTCACGCGGATCAAGGATCGTGGTGCTGCTGCGATGGATGAGGAGGCGGGCTGA
- a CDS encoding ABC transporter substrate-binding protein has translation MTSNALLQRQPLFFNATTAVRQIARAAAFVALGVGSAAHAAGIRLEDDRGTTLELQAPAKRIVSLMPSLTETVCALDACDRLVGVDRHANWPVSVKKLPQVGGMDDANIERIVALKPDLVLVRPRSRVAEPLERLGIKVLALDAKTHADMRRVMETVARATGKPGAGEAVWRTLDARLNAARARVPLGWQGRRVYFEVHGGMAAASESSFIGETLARLGLANAVPGTLGPFPKMSPEFVVRADPDVLMVSALGEISSMASRPGWSAMSAIQRGRVCSFASARFDLMMRPGPRLDEAADAIVNCLASLGNPPR, from the coding sequence ATGACCTCCAACGCCCTGCTCCAGCGCCAGCCGCTTTTCTTCAACGCCACCACCGCCGTCCGCCAGATCGCCAGGGCCGCGGCCTTCGTGGCGCTCGGCGTCGGCTCGGCGGCGCATGCGGCCGGCATCCGCCTCGAAGACGACCGCGGCACCACGCTCGAACTGCAGGCGCCGGCCAAGCGCATCGTGTCGCTGATGCCCTCGCTCACCGAGACGGTCTGCGCGCTCGATGCGTGCGACCGGCTGGTCGGTGTCGATCGCCACGCCAACTGGCCGGTGTCGGTGAAGAAGCTGCCGCAGGTCGGCGGCATGGACGACGCGAACATCGAGCGCATCGTCGCGCTCAAACCCGACCTCGTGCTGGTGCGTCCGCGCAGCCGCGTTGCCGAGCCGCTGGAGCGCCTCGGCATCAAGGTGCTGGCGCTGGATGCAAAGACCCACGCCGACATGCGGCGGGTGATGGAAACCGTGGCGCGCGCCACCGGCAAGCCCGGCGCGGGCGAGGCGGTCTGGCGAACGCTCGACGCACGGCTCAACGCCGCGCGGGCCCGAGTGCCGCTCGGCTGGCAGGGGCGGCGCGTCTATTTCGAGGTGCACGGCGGCATGGCGGCGGCGAGCGAAAGCTCGTTCATCGGCGAGACGCTCGCGCGGCTGGGCCTCGCCAACGCGGTGCCGGGCACGCTCGGTCCGTTCCCGAAGATGAGCCCCGAATTCGTGGTGCGCGCCGACCCGGACGTGCTGATGGTCTCGGCGCTCGGCGAGATTTCCTCAATGGCTTCGCGGCCCGGCTGGTCGGCCATGAGTGCCATCCAGCGCGGGCGCGTCTGCAGCTTCGCATCGGCGCGCTTCGACCTGATGATGCGGCCCGGCCCGCGGCTGGACGAAGCGGCCGATGCCATCGTGAACTGCCTCGCCTCGCTGGGCAATCCGCCGCGCTGA